Below is a genomic region from Drosophila kikkawai strain 14028-0561.14 chromosome X, DkikHiC1v2, whole genome shotgun sequence.
ttaaataaactataagtaaaaaaaatactccTGACCTTCTCCCTTCTCCTTCACAGACGCAGCGAGTTCCTGGGCTGCAGCAACTTTCCCCTAAGCGAGCTAGTGCACCCAGAGGCGGCCACCACGGCGGGATCCTACAAGTTGCTCTCGCAGCCATGTCCACCCAACaatatcaacaacaacaacaacaataataataataataataatcatcgCCAGCAGAGCCATACGAAAGCCCCAGGCCAGGATCATCATCGTCATAGAGCAGAGCAAGTaacggagcaggagcaggagcaggaacaggagcaggaatCCTTAGAGATGGCAGCGGCTGCCACTGTAACCTTGACGCCACAGAAAACGGCCAATGGAtcgggcgtgggcgtgggtgTGGGAGCCACGACAACGTCACTACCTCTCAACGACGAGgtcatcagcatcagcatcgaTAGCATGGGCCGGGAGGATCCATTGATGCCACAACAGCCCCAGCAGCCCATGAGGCTGAGCAAGAAGGCGCTGCATCAGCGCGATGCCGATGAGAATCTATTCCTGCGCTTCCTAGAGCTGGATCCGCCGGCGGATGGCAATGCCAATAGCACAACCAATGCCAATTCAGGATCTGCAGCGGGAACGGGAGCCACGGCGACCAAGGCCAATGAGAGTAATGCCAATCATTTGAATGGATCAACAGCCAGCGGGAGACGTCAGTCCACTAtgccaggaggaggaggaggaggatctgGCAGCCGGCAAACAGGACGCACGCCCTTCACGATGACCAAACGGCTGACAAGGACAGAGGAACGAGGTTTTGGCTTCTCCATTGTGTGGACACATCCACCGCGAGTGGAGAAGGTGGAGGCTGGTCTCTCCGCAGACCGATGCGGCATCCTGCCCGGCGACTATGTGATCTTCGTGGACAAGCACAATGTGGTCACGATGCCCGAGGCTGATGTTCTGAACTTGATACGATCGCAGGGCTCGGCCTTGACGTTGGAGATTTTCAGAAGGTCAGGCGCGGGCGCCACCACCATCATCACGAACCTGGGTGGCTCCAATGCAAACGTTAGCAGCAGCACCGCCACCAGCAATACCCGCCATCAGATGCCAGGCATGGGAGTGGGCGTGGGTGTGGGTCTAGGACTGGGTAGTGAGGAGCATACCACAGCAACGACAACTacgggaacgggaacgggcACCGCCTTGATAAGCCTGCAAAGAACAGCTAGTTCCCGAATTCAAGGCTCCGCACAGATGGGCAACAGCCTAAGCCGACCGGCCACCGCCTGCTCTGGAACAACCTCATCGATTGAGGCTGCCAAGCGGAGGCTACACCTGCCACAGGTCACCTTCAGCAAGGAGGTAGGCAAGGGTGTCATCGTCTAGGACACTGACTCACCACGGTCTTTCTTCATAAAACattattcttcttttttttttgtattttttgtgtcTTTGCCATTTGTATATATTGTCCCCTTTATCCGTTaagatttattattaattaattattaatttctttttttttatatatatatatttatatattgtgcCTAGCCCTTAGTTCCTTTGAGAAACCACTGAACCCGCTTGACAATAAACTTTTTTCGATTTCATGTGTCTGAGTTTTGATTTCTTTGTTTGGTTTATACATTGTCTCGTTTAGGATGGATCATTAGACTAAAGACGTGACACCTATAAGACATAACATCTTTGAGATATGACACCAATAAGACATACCATCTTTAAGACATAACACCTATATATCATGtgttccttttatttttgataaaacTAAGCTAACATTTTCCATTAAGGAGCTTCTCTTTGTAGCTCACTTAATATCTTTAATCCTTTATATATCTCACTTCCCTTTCCGAAATTCTTTAAGACATTCGCTAACATTTATTAAGACCTTCTCTAATATTCTTTAAGATCTTTTCTAATCACGAATTAACCTCAATCCTCttaatcttttttttaaatcacaCTTTAAGTGAAGGTTAAGACACTTTTAAGAGGGGTTTAGATTATCCATTTTTTAAACCGAACCTATAAAAACTTTTAGCTTAATGACCTTCTAAAGGCAATTCTTTTTTCATGCaattctttttcctttttttactATCTCCCATAACTATATTCCATACATTTCTCACTCCCACCAAAACCCTAGACCTCCTCCAAGTCTTCAACTAttactaagcgaaaaccccgTTCTTAAACCCTTCTATTACCTCTCCAGTCCATTGTGCCCATCACGGATAACCGGCGGCGCTTTCTCCTTCAACTGATTAGCCGCGAGCAAAACTTCACGGCGGCCCTGCACTTTGGAGTACAGCGATTCGTGCAGCCTTTGCTGGAGCGAAAGGACCTCATCTCGCCGAATGACCACCGCACCCTGTTCCAGAACATTGACGAGCTGCTGCGCATTGCGGAAGACATCCTCGAGCAGCTGTGCAGCAGCCAggatcagcagcaacagcaaccggACCAGGAGCCGCACATGAACTTCGCCTCGCGGGTGTATCTCTCCAAGACGACAGCGATTTGTGCGGCTTACAAGAAATATTGCAATGGAATCAAGCGGGCGGACTGCGTCCTGGTCAACAAATCGCGGCAGACGGGGTCCGAGTTCATTGCCTTCATCACAGAACCGGCTGTGCCGCGTAAGCGTCCCGATCTCACCATGTTTATCCATCGACCGTTGCAGCATTTCCGGGAAATTCTCAAGCTGATGCAGCTGCTCGCTGGCAATTGCCATGTGGATACCGAGGAGCACAAGAACTTTAGCACGGTGATTGCTGAACTGCAGGCAGCCTACCGGGAGATCACAGTGAGCAGTGGCCTCATGGAGCCCCTGGGCGAAGGAAGGCCGCTGCTCACGCTTCAGGATTTGGAATCACGGATGGTGTTCACCAAGTGCAAGCCCTTTACCCTGGCTGTACAGGGTCGCCAGTGGATATTCGGTGGGGATCTGTCCCGCGTCGAGGGGCGATCCGTGAAGCCCTATTGGACGCTGCTTTTTAGCGATATTATTGTCTTTGCCAAGGTCAGCCGGGACCGGGTACTGTTCATCACCGAGGAGCCCATACCAATAGCCAATGTGGTCGACTCCTGCTTTCACATGCGCAAGAAGAGTGAGTGAATTCGTCAACCTGAACCTCCCCTGACCTCTGGTTATCCTAATCCCTTTTTACAGCCACCGAGTTCCGTCTAACTGTGGATCCCAATGGACGTTTGGCCGAGAGTCCAACCGGGTACTGTGCCCCCGATCTCACCCGAACGCCGAAGCGAGGAGCACGCCGCAAAAGTCTTATCCTGCGAGCGCCCTCCCTGGAGCTCAAGGCCGTCTGGCAGAACCTGTTGCAGCGACAGATGTGGGTTGGGTATCAGCCAAGACTTGGATCAAGAGTAATCctggttttatttttcacagATTTTTGGTCAATGCCGCTTTGGGCTCAACCCCGTTGTCCAGTCCGTTGGACTCGCCGGATGTTCTTAATACTTTGGTGCCACTGAGCGACATTGGACTGACCTCCGCCTCAATGGGTTCAATGAAGCTGCCGTCGCTGGACAGCATCCAtctgaagcagcagcagaaacagcaGGTGCGTCTCTTTCGCAGCAAGCGTCTGGACAGCGCCGATTCCTACGAGAATCTGCAGCGCCTGGCTAGCGCAGTGCGTCATCATTGCGCCAGCGCCAGCACCACCACGAGCAGCGCCACCCAGACCCATTACCAGTCTCAGTcgcagtcacagtcacaggcCCAGAACCTGTCCCAGTCCCAGACCCTATCGCAGACCCTCTCCCAGTCCCGCACTCTGTCCCAATCGCAGACCCTCTCCCAGGTTCAGTTGCCGCAGAGCAGCAGTTCGCCGGCAAGGAATGGCTCGTTGGTTAATGGTCTGGGCCTAGGGGttggctcctcctcctgcctgagcagcagcggcggcagcctGGTCCAGGTCCACACCCAAACCCTGACCCAGTCGCAGACAAACTCACAGACCCAGACCTCGGTGCTGTCCTCCCTATCGCTGGCCAACTGCAAGTGCCTCACGGTTATACCGGAAGTAAGCAGTGAGCAGCAGCCGACTGCTCTGCCTTCACGGTCACATCCCTCCAAGAAGCTTCTCGAGTTCAGCCTCAGCTCGGTGGGCAGGTCTTTTATTGATGAGTCCAGTACTGGCATGGCCACGCAGATGGGTGGTCAGGTGTCGCTGACCACACCGGAGACACCCACGCCGAATATCTCGCCCAGCTCTCAACCCTGCAACTCGGATGCTTTTTCCAATGACTTTGTGCCGCCGCCGGCGGCAGCGCCGGAAAGGCCACCGAGCATACCCCTGGCGGAGTTTGGTGGCTCCTGGGATCTCCTTGAGCTGGATCTTCAGCTGCATGAGGTTAATCTTGATCCCTGCTATGACACCGATGTCGAGGAGTGCATATTTCTGGGTGACGATGCCGACGGGAACTGTGACCaagatgacgatgacgatgacgaagacgaggaggaggaggaggatagTGTAGTGGTGGATGATCCTTTTGGCATGTTGCCCACCAAGCCGACGCCGCCGGATTCCCTGGATCTGTGATTTGACTTTTGGCTGCAGTCGGAGCCCAATCTAAAGCCCCATCCAAGTCCCAACACCGATAACGATAACGAAACCGATACCGATACCTTGCCGCACAATCTTTGAACCCTTGACGAGCTTAGACAACTATGTAACCACCACTGATCATCGGAAGAAGTCCACAGCTCCACTTCTgtactctctctttctctgtccctttatatatatatatatctgtctctttatatatgcatatatgtatatctttttatatatatctctctctGCTCCATTGGCGAGGCCCTTTTGCTCTGCTTTTGCCCCGCCAGCTTCGCTCAGTGTATCAGCGGCCGTGTCTCTGGAAGATTGGGTACTGACTTTGCCAGGATATCAGTAGTAGGATCAGTAAGGGGATCCCACACATGATCAGTAAGGAGATTGCTGAGAGGATCAATCAGAGGACTCTGAGACGATCAGTTAGAGGATGTCTTAACAGAACAGTTGGGAGAACCCCTGAGAGGAATAGTAAAAGTATCCTTCAGAGGATCAATAAGGGGATCCCTTAGAGGATCAGTAAGGGGATCTATGAGAGGTTCAATATGGGGATACCTGAGAGGATCACTGAGGCATCCCTTAGAAGATCAGTAAGAGTAAGAGAAAAAACCCCAAAAGGATTAGGAACAGAATCAGAATCGAAATCAAAAGCTAAAAGCATACACTAAACCTTGAGATATATCCAGAGGgatatatcaaataaaatcaCAGTTTTCAAAGGGTTTTTAGTTTCAGTGTATTCCTCATTATATTTGCGAGTGAGAAGTGACAATTATTTGTGGAAATTGTACATAGAACTAaaccatctctctctctctatgtgtgtgtgtttaattgtatatacatatgctCGTATCCATGTAAACCCCCTGAGAGCCCCGACATTTGTTCCATCCAGTTTGATTTAGAATCGAATGTATATAAAGGTTGGAAAAGAGAGAGGTGATGATTATTGAGAAGACACAGAGAAGCAGAGATACATCGTACTAGTACTTGGCTCTTTTTAgtcacacatatatatatatatatatatttacatagtATACATAGTATACACGCCCTAGATATATAGCCGTAATTATGTATATTAGCTAGTCGAAATTTACAAGAGTTTTTAGcttttagatatatatacatatattaccCAAACAAGACACTCTTTctatctctctgtctctctcgcTCGATTCGTAATAACTTGAAAATTTTGATTGCCAAGAGGAAACccaaagattaaaaaaaaaaggagttaTACTATAATGTTAATATTGCTTCCATTTtgtagccaaaaaaaaattgagaaccTATATTGGATCACTGTTATAGCCGTTGTTATCTTCACTTTAGCCTAGTCCTAGTTTACATTGGATCGTATGCTAAGTTGTTTACGTAAATTAGCCAAAATATTATCTTTATCGAAATTATTACCTAATTATGTTAGACTGTTgattggccaaaaaaaatataagaaaaaacaaagaaactaaaaaaaaaaaacaaaagaaaaagaaaacctgCAAAACCCAGTTGTAAATAGAAACACAAACATTCCTTTGAATATTTACCTATagtatccgtatctgtatttgtatctgtattcGTATACGTATCcgtatttgtatctatatttgtATCTTTATTCCCCTGTTGTGGGTGTGCAAGTCTGTGTGTCTTGGCTGGCTGTGTCACCTACACTTGCTACTTTTATGTATCTGAGCCGACTATCGATGTCAATTAACCGTGGCAAGCACACTTTGTTGCCTTTTGCGTATGTATCTTCAAGCTAACCACACGTATCTAAGTATCTACGTATCTAAATATCTCTAAAAACGAAGAGGAAGCACTTCTCTGCTAGCTGCACAGTGGTttgaaatctaataaaaaGGCCAACCCAATAGAGATTCATATTTATCTAGTTTTTTCctaaaacatacatatattgatttaaatagttcttattatacaattattcattataaatattttaaattttttccaagcctttttaatacatttctaACCACTGTGCTTCTACCGAATGGTCCCAGAGCTAGGGCTGGCAAAAAGATCGATACTAAAcgattttaaatcgataaTTAGAATGAAAACTTGCAATACTTTGCAGCTCTAGCGTTGAGCCTGCCAGCCAAGAGTTTTGTAGACtaacccacacacactccacCTGCACACACACCACTCTCCCTTGCAAACACTCCCTTGTTGAATATCaagcatacgccgcgttgtcTTTTGCGCTCCGATTTTTTCGTGTGTGCCTTGAGcagtaaacaacaacaaacaaacgaaaaaagaTTTCTATACAcactatatacatacacacttatatatatatatatatatatatatatatatatatatatatatatatatatatacaagcagatatatatatatttctatatattatacatacTATTTAGATTCATATTCTCATATTCTGTAAATTTTGATGTACTACGTCTAGAAAGGTTTTGcgaattatttacatttaaaacgAGAAGAGGATCGAGATATacacatctatatatataaacatatatatatatatatagcttgATATCTTGAGCCCGTTTGAGATTGAGATTGCGAAGAGAAACGATGaattcaaaacaaataataataataaaaaactaaaatgatTCTTTGACTAAAAACGCTTGTGGAtgttctttttatttcactgaaaacaaaaacaaaaatataaaaaaaataagacaCCACGAAAAAACAGGGGAATGGAAACCAAgtagagaaaaagaaaacccacCGAGCACGCTCCGCTTCCTGAATTATAaaccacaaaaatatataaaatatatatagaaaaagaatatatatcttcaagatatatataaaaaaccaaaaccaaaattgataaattaaaaattgtgaTGGACtcaattttagttttaagttcAAATTGCTTCTTCCTGTTCtcaaaaaactaatttcaaaCTTCCATTGCTTATTAGATGTTTTTGTTGTGACTGTACCCCCCTCCATGTAACCCTGTATTATCCTGTATTATCCTGTATAATCCCGCTTATAAGCCCatctttaaatctttaaacGAAAACAACTCCATTCAGAGCCAGAGAGCAAGCGTTTTTAATCAAAGATGGACCGcgattattattgttttcgtTCCGTTTCTCCGCTTCgcaaaaagaaagtaaaacaAAGATCACAAAAGACAGCCAGAGAGTTCTAAggaataagaaaaaaaaaaaaaaaaaagaaaagaaggcAAAGACAAAAGCAAAGCttagcaaaagcaaaagtaaaagaaaatcaaaagcaaaagcaaatcaAAAGCAAAATCAATAGCAAAATCAATAGCAAAATcaataacaaaatcaaaagcaaaaTCAGCTagcaaaagccaaaagcctTAAGCTAGAGAGAGCCCatcacaaattttaatttgccaaAACCTTAGTGGGTCCcagtgctggtggtggtggtgggtccAGGATTATGGATTAAGAGTGTCCCTTGTCCAGGTAATGTATATGTTTCATCCACATCCTCATAATCTTCCAGCAGCGCGGCCCTAACTCCTCCCATGGAGTCGGAGGAGGAGCCACCACTGATCGTTCCTCCCATGGCCATTCCCATAGCAACAGCGCCGGTGGTCCTAGTGGCCATGTGGAGCAGATCGAACTCCTCATTGACGAAAAGTGCCGCATCCTCAACAAGACAGGCACTCCCAAGTCCAGTGCCCTGCACTTGGCCAACTGGATGAAGGGTCAGTTggacaagcagcagcaacaggctcGCCTGGCGGCCATTGCCAGGTCCCAGGAGAACGTCAGTGCCGAAGATGAGCAGCTAATCTTCAATAGCGACAGCGAGCAGGATGAAAGGATCACCTATTGGACGCGACAGCAGCTGGAGAAGCGCACCAAGGAGCTCAATTTGGCCAAAGAGAATGGTGGACTCTCGGCCAAGCCCAATTTTGGAGGCAAGCGACTGAGCGGCGTCGAGGAGCTAAGCATGAGTGCCACCTCGGATATATATTCCACATCGGATGCGGAGGCGGTGACTAGTGTGATAAGTCAGTCGCACAGCACCACCTCGGATAGCCAGGTGAGAAatgggttgttgttgttaatctTCATCAAGGATCTCTTTTTTTCCTCGCCTGCTTAACTTATTGCTAAAACCTGCTGCTTTCTCTCTTCTTTACCCTTAATGtcttcctgctcctcctggctCCTTTTTTGCTTCCTAACCTCCTTTACGGCCAGATCACCGTACGCTCTAGCCCCATTGTGCTGGACAAGCTGGCCGTGTGCCGGCATTGCCACAAGAATTGCCAGCAGAGCGGGCCGGGGGGCAATAACCGAGGTACAGGCACACCTGGCGGTGCTACCAGCTCGAATCCCGTCCTGCTCTGCAACTCCCTGAAGGTGCAGCATAGCCAGTCCTCGCCCAATCGCTGTTGCAAACTCAATGGCACACTCTCCTCGGATGGCCTGGCATTGGAGATGGGTTTGAGAACAGGCACTACCACAACAACTGCTGGTGCCGGCAGCATGACCAGCatgtccagcagcagcaccaccaccaccaccaccatcaccggAGAGCTATCCTCCAAGAGGGTGGCcggaagcagcagcacacGCCGGGAGACCGGCGACACCGAAAGCGATGTGGCCCAACTGATCACCGATGAACTGTCCCTGTCCCAATCAGAGGCCACCGATGACAGCGTCGGCGCCAtgcccaacagcagcagcctcagTGCCGGCGAGGTTAACAGCTCCAAGCTACGTCATCTAGATCAGTCTGTTTTTCTCCCTGCCTCCCTGCCCAATGGCCATTGCTCTAAATCCAACTCCAACTCGGTTTCTGGCTCGCCCAAGCCATTGCCTCCGCCGCGAAGAACACGTATTGTGGCCCAATTGTGCCAGGAGCCCAGCAGACCCAAGGCCAATCAGCAGGTCAAGGCCATTGTGACCATCACAGAGACGGCTAGGATAATGAGGAGTGTGGAAAGAAGTCCCTCGAAATCAGtgggtggaggaggagcagcaatAGGAGGAGGATCACCCGCCAAATATGCCGCCTGCCATTGTCGTTGCCAGCCGGAGGACTTTACCCATGCCCAG
It encodes:
- the LOC138929239 gene encoding uncharacterized protein, coding for MCLSFDFFSIVPITDNRRRFLLQLISREQNFTAALHFGVQRFVQPLLERKDLISPNDHRTLFQNIDELLRIAEDILEQLCSSQDQQQQQPDQEPHMNFASRVYLSKTTAICAAYKKYCNGIKRADCVLVNKSRQTGSEFIAFITEPAVPRKRPDLTMFIHRPLQHFREILKLMQLLAGNCHVDTEEHKNFSTVIAELQAAYREITVSSGLMEPLGEGRPLLTLQDLESRMVFTKCKPFTLAVQGRQWIFGGDLSRVEGRSVKPYWTLLFSDIIVFAKVSRDRVLFITEEPIPIANVVDSCFHMRKKTTEFRLTVDPNGRLAESPTGYCAPDLTRTPKRGARRKSLILRAPSLELKAVWQNLLQRQIFLVNAALGSTPLSSPLDSPDVLNTLVPLSDIGLTSASMGSMKLPSLDSIHLKQQQKQQVRLFRSKRLDSADSYENLQRLASAVRHHCASASTTTSSATQTHYQSQSQSQSQAQNLSQSQTLSQTLSQSRTLSQSQTLSQVQLPQSSSSPARNGSLVNGLGLGVGSSSCLSSSGGSLVQVHTQTLTQSQTNSQTQTSVLSSLSLANCKCLTVIPEVSSEQQPTALPSRSHPSKKLLEFSLSSVGRSFIDESSTGMATQMGGQVSLTTPETPTPNISPSSQPCNSDAFSNDFVPPPAAAPERPPSIPLAEFGGSWDLLELDLQLHEVNLDPCYDTDVEECIFLGDDADGNCDQDDDDDDEDEEEEEDSVVVDDPFGMLPTKPTPPDSLDL
- the LOC138929238 gene encoding uncharacterized protein produces the protein MPTMTRMHRHSSSSAVVEESRGRRRPVAGLPGDANKENFGVHFMSSPFGNASLIALQDLSNVHGKSPQRRSFSEGSGPRQATPQLAALRCLPQRSTALEDSQLSSSRMGDTTLDRMLDAIIESARKEVRCKVVPPSTSTNTLLADTGAGGEWSETSVHEMEVRTPTHLKRQRVVRRKNPHKTTAPKLDKLELKKHMELEQHLEQQLEHVPSTKRCLSFSSSSGSGNSSDEEEQEEVEQQVAKRSSSRGSSTSSSSGSGSDSSSRGSIDLSIVYDTKEQRLNVHVIRCRDLQRSHGSGCINAYVKVSVSGQGQGHSSSSAGGYQRTAVHRHSGRPYFDQRFSFPVVNGSGDGEHLQLAVWHRDRHLKRSEFLGCSNFPLSELVHPEAATTAGSYKLLSQPCPPNNINNNNNNNNNNNNHRQQSHTKQEQEQEQEQESLEMAAAATVTLTPQKTANGSGVGVGVGATTTSLPLNDEVISISIDSMGREDPLMPQQPQQPMRLSKKALHQRDADENLFLRFLELDPPADGNANSTTNANSGSAAGTGATATKANESNANHLNGSTASGRRQSTMPGGGGGGSGSRQTGRTPFTMTKRLTRTEERGFGFSIVWTHPPRVEKVEAGLSADRCGILPGDYVIFVDKHNVVTMPEADVLNLIRSQGSALTLEIFRRSGAGATTIITNLGGSNANVSMGVGVGLGLGSEEHTTATTTTGTGTGTALISLQRTASSRIQGSAQMGNSLSRPATACSGTTSSIEAAKRRLHLPQVTFSKEVGKGVIV